The Longimicrobium sp. genome has a segment encoding these proteins:
- a CDS encoding HupE/UreJ family protein produces the protein MSELLVFFRLGFRHITDLAAMDHILFLLVLAAVYHRRDWRQLLWVISAFTVGHSITLALAVTGALNLPTDLIEFLIPVTIVATAIENIVVANRERAPWANRYRPVFAGVFGLVHGAGFANYLRELFVDRIAVPLLGFNLGIEAGQIVVLAIAAAGFTLLDRGFALARQPGTFSPQRMRVVLVSGVVAVFATVWAFERSPW, from the coding sequence ATGTCCGAGCTCCTGGTCTTCTTTCGCCTGGGCTTCCGCCACATCACCGATCTGGCGGCGATGGACCACATCCTCTTCCTGCTCGTTTTGGCCGCCGTGTACCACCGGCGCGACTGGCGGCAGCTGCTGTGGGTGATCTCCGCCTTCACCGTGGGCCACTCGATCACGCTGGCGCTCGCCGTCACGGGCGCGCTGAACCTCCCCACCGACCTGATCGAGTTCCTGATCCCGGTGACCATCGTCGCCACGGCGATCGAGAACATCGTGGTGGCCAACCGGGAGCGCGCGCCCTGGGCCAACCGCTACCGCCCGGTCTTCGCCGGCGTGTTCGGACTGGTGCACGGCGCGGGGTTCGCCAACTACCTGCGCGAGCTCTTCGTGGACCGCATCGCCGTGCCGCTCCTCGGCTTCAACCTGGGGATCGAGGCGGGGCAGATCGTGGTGCTCGCGATCGCCGCGGCCGGCTTCACGCTGCTGGACCGCGGATTCGCGCTGGCGCGGCAGCCGGGCACGTTCTCGCCGCAGCGGATGCGGGTGGTGCTGGTCTCGGGCGTGGTGGCGGTGTTCGCGACGGTGTGGGCATTCGAGCGGAGCCCCTGGTAA